The genomic window gtggcaattttctatagtcaaaaggtttgtaagcttaataacAGATCTATTAAATGAtaaattgttggtaggggaacatccgaggttaagtctaaaattaagctattaggcctaggattttagaccaacaacaataagttaggatcctttaattcttagtaatattgtGGAGACAATAGGTCAAGGGCTtttgaagttagcatacataaatattatttgtgtctcagttggttaatgtttaaaaaaattcttttttgatctgttttaaacactttaaaaagaagtacacctgaccaaaagttggaattgttttatgcaatatgaactgtgttaaaaatgaaaaatgaaacgaaaaaagaaaaaaatgtactgaAGATGTTTTTGGAAGCATAGTAATCTTGAAAATCAATTTGTCTTTCACTTtgtaattttttctcatttatatcaaaatttaataatgaaaatacaATTCTTACTCTGCAAGTCATTGCTATCAATCCCATTCGGCCTTCTGGGACCATACAAAGCAAATCTCATCTCTTTTCAATATTTCAGCTCTTTAAGTAATTGAAGGAAGTGGTCATATCCTCCCTAAACTTCAGGCaaacatctctagttccttcaatcAATCCTTACTTATACCAACTTCAATGATACTCACACCACCTTATTTACTACCATCTGGAtactttctactttatttttgatctttttaaaaatgtaaagggaATAATTTAATGATATGCTCTACATCACGGGTTCTTAATGACTTTTTGGTATGTCATGTCTATGACTCACCAAACCTATAGCAGACCTATAGCAGTCTGGAGAAGCTTATAgaacctttctctttttttaggcAAAAAAGGATAAAtgctttatatacacacatatatgtatatgtgtatgtataattttcCTCAATTAGATGTAAACATTTTTAacacttagtttttaaaatttttgaactctaaattctctcttttcatttttccattccttcccctctcattgagaaggcaggcaatttgatataggttgtatttATGTAGCTGTGCACAAAATTTTTCCATATTAGCaatgatgtaaaagaaaatatggacaaaaatataaaaataaagaaagttttaaaaaaattattctgtgatctgcattcggactccatcagttctttcttgaaGATGGATGACATTTTTCAACATAAATTTTCTTTCAGAAATTTTCTGTGTGATGattaaaacaattccaagagATCAAGTTTCTGGATAAATTAAAATCAGTTTTATTCACTGCATCTtgaaaacaatcaacaaaaccagAATCATTTTGCCCATTGATAGACAAATAGACCAAAGCTTTTGAACCTTTGATATttacaaaatcttgtggaagaagGGATGTGCTAAGGGTGAAAATCAGCTCTAACTAGTCACCAAGACAGTGAATATTATAATGGGAGGTGGGCTATATATTAGAAGGAAGGTCTTGACTTTGATCACCCAAATCTTGACTCAAGGAGACTTAGCAATTTCCATACCATCTGTCTGACAAAAGGAAGAATCAATACTTCCCAGAACTCTCTCAGCAAACACAAGGAGGGAGAATGTACCCATTAGCCTAGAATTGGAATTTATTTACTGTCTGATGAGATCTTAACCTTGGTAAATTTTTAAgagagatttcccacactggttgacTTCTggataaggaagtagaaaaggggggaAACCTTAGTCCttattcaataattatttattaaatgcaagagaaaaatattcatttctcacattgtgaatcactgtattgctgagaatagctattCTTAGTTGagcatcatacagtattgctatttctgtgtacaattttctcccggttctgctcgtTTGGGTTAATCACTTTTGGTGCCCTTCAAATTCAAATCATACAGATCTATCACTAAACAGATGCTTCTATATTGTAAGTATGGTACACACACTTTCGTAGATGAATATAGAAGATGATGGAGGAGGTAGATATCAATATAAAAGTGTTATTACTCAAAGGTGGCTGTGCCTCATTTGGAAGGTTCAAAAGCAAAGCATTTCTTCATAGCCTGGATCCCATAGGCAAAGCTGCTTGAACTAACACTGAAATTGCATCTGCTGTTTTGGGAATTGAAATTCCTCTTCTAGAATAAATATAAACTAATTCAGAATTAGAGAAAGAAGATGAGTCTATGAAAGTTTACAAGTGAAGAACTTCTTAGATATTGACTTCAACCTGATGTTCTCTATAATCCTTGCCAGCAGAATTATTCACTTGGCAAAATTGTTCTCTCCACAGACACACAAATAAGCACACACACGTatcatatttttctcctttttggcaAGTGTTATCTACTATAGAGGCATTTAGGTGTTTGTCATTTGAGCATATCAAATGAGGTAACTAGTTGTAAAGCACTGAACACAGTGTTTGACATGCAGTAAATGCTATGTGAATATTAGTGATGACAGTGATGAAGATGGTGGCAATGATGATGACAGAAAGGGATTTTCTGGGTGGGAGAAGGATacaataattatatttttcttcattataattAATACAAAGAGGTTTCTTATCATTTAGCTTTGTGGAATGTCATTTCTCCCTGTAGAAGCCTTCTGGTTTCCAAATGAAGATGAAGTTAAATTTTCCATTCAATTTGATAAAAGTTTATTAAACATTATTAACCTACTGTATGAAAAAGTACTTACCAGGCATTAGGCATACAAAGACAACAGATCAAAgtgtccctgatctcaagaagcttaatTCTAATGGAAGATGGAAGCTCtatcatgtacaaaaataagcaaatacaaaatattttgagtAAGGAGAGAAGATTAATTTTACAGGAATCATTGAAAATGGCTTGGTGAACAATGTCACATTGACTTTGTCTTGAAGGACAATAAATGGCATAcaacacttctttttttttagctttagtattttattttcctcaattacatgtgaaaacaatttttaatatttatttttaaaaacataagttccaaatcctctccctttctctcttcccatgtgagaaggcaagccattcaatataggtgtagtcatgaaaaatatatccataatagtTCTGTTGCAGCACAATTCTTCTGTGGAGCTTAAAATGTGTCAACATGCACATAATTGATAATTGCTTAACATCCTCCTCTATACACACTTgttaacacacacatatatatcctactACCTTCTATGCTTTAAATATTCTTCAATTTGCTACAGTAAATTTAAGACAGAACAATGAGCTAAAAATACTTCAGTATTGCCAAAAGCCTATTCTTTCCTTAGTGTGGGATATCTTATCTACGGATGATGCAGTTCCTTCATTGTCATAGTTAATTGATACATACTTTGTTGTGGACCAAAAAAATGTCATTACCTCATGACTAGTCTTCTGGCGATGCATTTCTTCCAACTAAACTAGGCTAGGTCTTGGACAGCAGATTCCCAAAACATGACTAAGCCCATCCTTGAAGATCTTCCTGAAGATCTTTGTAGGAACTTCCAGAGTTATTCTTGACTGTCATAATTTTTGATAACCCAATGAACAGGTATCAGAGCAATACCTTTCTACAGCCATAAATGATAAGATGGCTATCCAGAGGGTGACTTTTTCTAAGTTTAAAAGGCTGCATAATTATAGTGTGAAAAGTTAATTTGTCTAACAGCCTAGAGTTTTCGAAGGGTTTTTAGTTTACTAAACATGAGTCAACAGTATAGAGGAGAGTAGAGAAGAAGACAGTAGACTGAAATAAGCAAGTAAATGAGCGTGAATGGAGTCAGAGGTTCAACAGTACAATGTAGCTTCCCAACAGACAATGCAAACTCTATTTAGATTGAGAGAAGTAAAAATGTCCAGCTTAAGGGCAGTGATAGTTGTACTGTATACTGTCCACATCTGGACAGTGTTTAGGCCTGGATCTGAGGAATGACATTGACATATGAGCATAATCAATGATCTGCAAATTGCAATATGAAGAAAGGTCCCAGGAATGATTTtgttgaaaaaagagaaaatttagggaGACTATGATTGTTTTTATAGATCTTCCTTTCTTCATCATCCACACCACAAATTTACAATTGTTTCAAAATGTGGAAGTAGTTTAATATAACTCCCTTTCAAACATGACCCTTCTCTCCactgacactgccatcactctAGTGCAGGCTCTTATCACCTGAAACCATGATTACTACCAATTTCTGGTGGTGGGACTGTCACAAATCTCACCCTACTctgatccatcttccattcagccactaaagtgttTTGGACCCCAAATAGGTCCAATAATGCCACACCTATATCACAGTTAATAAACCAGGGGCTTCCCATTGACTTCAAGACCAAATGGGAAATGCTCTGTGTCATTTAAAGCTCATAATctagctccctcctaccttttcacGTTATCCTACACCTTACTCCTCCACATGTatgcttcagtccagtgacactgacctcctgacTGTTACATGAACAAGACACAATATctttcagctctgggcattttctttggttGTCTCCCATGCTTAAATCgctttccctcctctgctccaactatTAACCTTCCTGGTGTCTTTTAACTAGCAacttaaatcctaccttctacatgaagtcttcctTAATCCATCTTATCTGCAATATCTttgttatttcatatttatattttatataaattgttttgtacatatttatatgcattttgTCTCATCCATTAGgttgtaaactccttcagggaaGGGCCTATCTTTTGCATCTTTTAGTATCCCCAGTGTTTGCCACAATGCCTGACACTTAATAAGATGTgtattgtttgtttttggagAGAGGGAAACAGTGACTCAGAGAGATAacgacttgcccaaaatcacacaggaaCTAATTcataaagcaggatttgaaccagttCTTCTGTCTCAAAATCGAACATGCTTTCCATTATATCTTGTTGCCTCTTTATTTGGGTATTCAAAAGGTAGACATGTTTTGCCTGGCTCTAAAAAGCAAAATCAGATGGAAGTTTCAAATGAGACTATTACCAAATTATTTCTAAATCTGAACTGAATTGTACTGAACTACCTGATAGACTGGTTAACCACGTTGGTGGGGGATAATGATACATTTTTTACTTAAACCCACATTCGTCCTTTTTGTAATCCCTTCAGGCACATCGCCATTGTATGATGCTTTATGGTTATTGTTTgtttaacttttttccttttctggggaGATGGTTTTTTTATTCACTTATTAAACTTTTGAATAAACCCTCTATTTAGTAGAACAACATTATAAGAGGAGTTCtaagtggtttcagaaaaaattcATTCTCTCATGTCTTTATTTAATctgaaaaacaattaatcaaagtCTCTCAGTCTAGTATCACAAAATATACTAATGTTTCTTTTGGATTTGTACTCTTAAAGTTTTTCTATAGCTTGATCTCTAATTCTAAGATCAGAGCATGCTTCCAGGCCTTTTGTCAACCATATGTGTCTTACTAGGTTATCCACTTGATAGCAAATACATAACAGTAAAATTACTCTGATTGATAAAGAAGACATATATAATCTAAGTCACCTCTATTTTAGGAAAGAAGTCCAAAGACTAGTAGGCCTTTATGTAGTGAGTATGAAGTCTGAAtggtgcaatggatggagtgTTGATTGTGGCATGGGGAttatctgtgttcaaatcttgcctctgaccctGGCTAGCTGTTGTAAACAAGTCACTAAGCCTgtatctacctcaatttcctcacctgcaaaaatggggataattagcCCATTAAAGCAACCATAGAGCTAATTTAAGacttaaaagagataatttatgcattgtgctttgcaaatattaatgtGCTCTATAAATCTTTGTAATGTTGTATGAGTTTATGTCAGTTtcactataaaataagggagttggacttggtaacttctgaggtccattccagctaAAAATATATGATGCTGGGATTTCCATTAAcataacatttaacattttccatttaatatttaacttttatattttttcaaatagtatttttatttttcctaattatatgtACAGACAATTTTTggcatttattttataatatttttagttccaattttttctcttcctcccttcactCTTCCTAAATgggtaaacaatttgataaaagttatatatgtgcaattatgtaagacatatttcaatattagtcacagttgtgaaagaaggaatagatcaaaaaggaaaaacacacaaaaaataaagtaaataaaaaggcatgctttgatttacatttagagtccatcacttctttatctggatatagaTCATGGGTCCTTTGTAACTGTCTTAGAACACTGTGTTGCTaggaaaagctaagtcattcatagttgatcatcacacaatgttcttgatactgtgtacaatattttcctggttctgttcatttcactttgaatcagttggtacaagtctttccagcttttttccAAATCTGCCTCCTCCTCACTTCTTATTGTACAGTAGCATTCCGTTagtttcatataccacaacttgttcaaatATCCCTCAGTTGATGAGGCAACCCctcattttctaatattttgtcaCCATTTTgtcaccatgaaaagggctgctgttaatatttttgcacatgtaggtcctttccctcttttatgatctctttgggatacagacttaataatggtattactggatcaaagggtttgcacaatttggttgccctttcaaagtgctctctagaatggttggatcagttcacaattcaacCAATAGTGCATTGATGtcacaacatttatcattttccgtTTTTGTCTTCTTAACCCACCTGATAGTTGTGAAGTGgtgccttagagttgttttaatttgtatttttctaatcaaaagtaaGGTAGAGTTCTTCTTCATATtgctatggatagctttgatttcttcatctgaaaactgcctgttcatatcctttgaccatttatcaactggagaaaggcttgtattcttataaatttgattcagttttctatatatgtgagaaatgagTTCTTTGTCAGAAACACTTTCCATAAAGATTAAGGTACCTTTATCTCATTAGAACTGACTCACAGTGGGCTGTTTAATGAGGAAATGAATCTCTTATCATTTGACATTTTAATGGAGTATATGGAAGGTTACCTGAAATAATTTGTCTTTCAGCTATAAAGTGTTGACTATCTTAGCAATTTGATCTTGTAAATGACATCTCTCAAAGCCAGTCTGAACTGCTTATTTCGTAAAGTATAAATGAAGGGGTTCAGTACAGGGGTAACCACAGTGTTCATGAGAGCTGCTTCTCTGTTGGTGTCCAATTTGTTGTCTTGATTGggctttatatatataaaaatgcaacTGCCATACATTAGAAAGAGGACAATGAGGTGAGAAGAACAGGTGGAGAAAGCTTTCTGGCGTTCCTTGGCTGATGGGAGATGCATTATTGTAACTGTGATTTTAATATAACAAATGATTGTGACAACAAGGGAGAACAGAATGATaaacagagcaagaaaaaaaGCCAATGATTCAACAAATCTTGTGTCAGAGCATGAGAGTTGTGTCAGAGGACCAAGATCACATAAGAAATGTTTGATGATATTGGGGCCACAGTAGGATTGCTGAGACACCTTTACAACCACACTAGTTGTTATAACGATTCCCATGCTGTAACAGAACAGGATCAAAAGGAAGCAGACCCTCATTGTCATGATAGTATGGTAATGCAGAGGGTTACAAATTGCCATGTATCGATCCATAGACATCACAGCCATGAGGAAGAAACCTGAGAccccaagagaaagaaagacaaaggctTGAGTCAGGCAGGCAGCAAAGGAAATGGTTTGCATACCTGATAGAAAGATTGCCAGCAATTTGGGAATAACACTTGTTGTAAAACAGCAttccaggaaagagaaaccaccGAGGAAAAGGTACATTGGTATTTGGAGGCGATGGTCCATGCACACAGTTGTGATGATGACTGTATTTCCAATGATAGACACGAGGTATAGCGGTAGAAAGACCACGAAGAGGAGATTCCCGAGGTGCTGGTCAGCAGGAAATCCCTCTAAAATGAATTCTTCAACATTTGTCTCATTTCCCATTTTCACCATCTTATTATGGAACCTATAAAACAGAAAAGATCTTTTAATTCAACTTGCACTTAATTTTCCCTAATTATGTGCATTGTACCATGATAGATATAGGGGTGCATAAGCTTGTTGCAATTCAGTCTTTGGCATCAGAAAGCTTATAATTGAAGAGGGATCTTTAACATCACATTTCCATTCCAGTGGACAGCTAAATATCCATCATGCCTGAGGATAGCTGGGTTACTTAAATTGGGTGATGGGGTGAGAAATATGCTCTAATAATTGATATAGCTGAACAATTTTTAAGTTTTCAGGAGTGGTCTAATGGCATATCCTGAGAGATTCAATGTAGGGATTACCTTTTATATTTGGAGAAAGGGagtgggagaatgggataagtttGCCAACATGGATGAAGTAGCATTTCAATTGAGGTGAACCTTGAAGGAGTAAGAAAGATGCCACTACTAGGTATTCTTAACCTAGTATTCATGAACTTAGTTTGTAAATTTCAataatatttcaacataattattttccttttgcaatcttatacattttctttttcacttaatTGTTATTTTTAGACTGAACCTCCATATCTTGCCCCAGGATGGAAGTTCAGCAATCACTCACAGCTCAATTCCACTGCTACTTAGCTGCTCTCTTTCTGACCAAGGCAGGTGTGTCACATTCTGGGTATTAGGCTCCTTGATGTTGGATCTAGCAATCAGTTTTAGCCCTTCTGTAGCTAATAACCCCAAGAATTCAGATGAATCGCCGTCCCAGCCTGTCCAGGAGCAGGGACCATAGGCATCTACTACTATGCCCagcctacatattttattttatgcac from Notamacropus eugenii isolate mMacEug1 chromosome 1, mMacEug1.pri_v2, whole genome shotgun sequence includes these protein-coding regions:
- the LOC140524817 gene encoding olfactory receptor 6E1-like, with protein sequence MVKMGNETNVEEFILEGFPADQHLGNLLFVVFLPLYLVSIIGNTVIITTVCMDHRLQIPMYLFLGGFSFLECCFTTSVIPKLLAIFLSGMQTISFAACLTQAFVFLSLGVSGFFLMAVMSMDRYMAICNPLHYHTIMTMRVCFLLILFCYSMGIVITTSVVVKVSQQSYCGPNIIKHFLCDLGPLTQLSCSDTRFVESLAFFLALFIILFSLVVTIICYIKITVTIMHLPSAKERQKAFSTCSSHLIVLFLMYGSCIFIYIKPNQDNKLDTNREAALMNTVVTPVLNPFIYTLRNKQFRLALRDVIYKIKLLR